From a region of the Triticum aestivum cultivar Chinese Spring chromosome 7D, IWGSC CS RefSeq v2.1, whole genome shotgun sequence genome:
- the LOC123170202 gene encoding coatomer subunit beta'-1 isoform X1 translates to MPLRLEIKRKFAQRSERVKSVDLHPTEPWILASLYSGTLCIWDYQTQTMVKSFEVSELPVRSAKFVSRKQWVVAGADDMFIRVYNYNTMDKIKVFEAHTDYIRCVAVHPTLPYVLSSSDDMLIKLWDWDKGWMCTQIFEGHSHYVMQVTFNPKDTNTFASASLDRTTKIWSLGSPDPNFTLDGHQKGVNCVDYFTGGDRPYLITGSDDSTAKVWDYQTKSCVQTLEGHTHNISAVCFHPELPIIITGSEDGTVRIWHSTTYRLENTLNYGLERVWAVGYMKGSRRMVIGYDEGTIMIKMGREVPVASMDASGKIIWAKHNEIQTVNIKTVGANFEATDGERLPLAVKELGSCDLYPQNLKHNPNGRFVVVCGDGEYIIYTALAWRNRSFGSALEFAWSSEGEYAIRESTSRIKIFNKSFQEKKTIRPTFSAERIFGGVLLAMCSGDFICFYDWADCRLIRRIDVTVKNVYWADSGDLVAIASDTSFYILKYNRDVVAAYLEGGKPADEEGAEDAFELLHEVNERVRTGIWVGDCFIYNNSSWRLNYCVGGEVTTMYHLDRPMYLMGYLANQSRVYLIDKEFNVIGYTLLLSLIEYKTLVMRGDLESANEILPSIPKTQYNSVAHFLESRGMLEEALEIATDADYKFDLAVQLGKLEVAKAIAVEAQSESKWKQLGELAMSTGKLEASEECLLQAKDLSGLLLLYSSLGDAEGVEKLASLAKEHGKNNVAFLCLFMLGKLEDCIQLLVDSNRIPEAALMARSYLPSKVSEIVAIWRKDLSKVNPKAADSLADPAEYPNLFEDWQVALTVEQNVASQRGHYPSADEYLNHAEKSDTTLVEAFKRMQVIDEEEPVEALDENGEPDEEVMETEENVDEAVQVDTDQPEETVLVNGNEGEEQWGTNNEGTSPA, encoded by the exons atg CCGCTCAGGTTGGAGATCAAG AGGAAGTTCGCGCAGCGGTCCGAGAGGGTCAAGTCAGTGGATCTGCACCCCACGGAGCCATG GATCCTGGCGAGTTTGTACTCGGGGACTCTTTGCATCTGGGACTACCAGACGCAG ACCATGGTGAAATCATTTGAAGTTTCAGAGCTGCCAG tGCGGTCGGCAAAATTTGTGTCAAGGAAACAATGGGTTGTTGCCGGTGCAGATGATATGTTCATTCGTGTCTACAACTACAATACCATGGACAAAATTAAAGTTTTTGAGGCTCATACTGATTACATCAGATGTGTAGCAGTCCATCCAACTCTTCCATATGTGCTGTCATCATCTGATGACATGTTGATAAAGCTTTGGGACTGGGACAAAGGGTGGATGTGCACTCAAATCTTTGAGGGGCATTCACACTATGTCATGCAGGTTACTTTCAATCCAAAGGATACTAACACTTTTGCAAGTGCATCTCTCGACCGCACTACAAAG ATATGGAGTTTGGGTTCTCCAGATCCAAATTTTACTCTAGATGGACATCAAAAGGGTGTGAACTGTGTTGATTACTTTACTGGTGGTGACAGACCCTATTTGATTACTGGTTCTGATGACTCCACTGCAAAG GTCTGGGATTACCAAACCAAGAGCTGTGTTCAGACGCTTGAAGGCCATACACACAACATTTCTGCTGTTTGTTTCCACCCTGAGCTTCCTATAATCATTACTGGATCGGAAGATGGGACAGTTCGTATATGGCATTCGACAACTTACAG GCTTGAGAACACACTAAACTATGGCCTTGAGCGAGTCTGGGCTGTTGGATacatgaagggatcaagaag AATGGTGATTGGTTATGATGAGGGAACTATTATGATTAAAATGGGTCGTGAAGTACCAGTAGCAAGTATGGATGCTAGTGGAAAAATCATCTGGGCAAAGCATAATGAGATACAGACTGTGAATATAAAGACTgtcggtgcaaactttgag GCTACAGATGGGGAAAGATTGCCCCTAGCTGTGAAGGAGTTAGGCAGCTGTGATCTTTACCCGCAG AACTTGAAGCATAACCCCAACGGCCGGTTTGTTGTTGTATGCGGAGATGGTGAATACATAATCTATACTGCACTGGCTTGGAGGAACAGATCATTTGGATCCGCGTTAGAGTTCGCTTGGTCATCAGAAGGAGAGTACGCAATCAGAGAAAGTACATCCAGAATAAAGATTTTCAATAAATCATTCCAG GAGAAGAAAACTATCCGTCCTACATTCTCTGCAGAGCGTATCTTTGGTGGGGTACTTTTGGCAATGTGTTCCGGTGACTTTATTTGCTTTTATGACTGGGCTGATTGTAGACTAATTCGCAGAATTGATGTGACTGTCAAG AATGTCTACTGGGCTGATAGTGGTGACCTAGTTGCAATCGCAAGTGATACATCATTCTACATCCTGAAGTACAAT AGAGATGTTGTTGCTGCCTACTTGGAAGGTGGAAAGCCTGCTGACGAGGAAGGCGCTGAAGATGCTTTTGAGTTGCTTCATGAGGTCAATGAGCGGGTTCGAACTGGGATTTGGGTTGGAGACTGTTTTATTTATAACAACTCATCGTGGCGCCTAAATTATTGCGTTGGTGGAGAG GTCACGACAATGTATCACTTGGATCGCCCTATGTATTTGATGGGATATCTTGCGAATCAAAGTCGAGTTTATCTTATTGACAAGGAGTTTAA TGTCATTGGGTATACATTACTTCTCAGTTTGATTGAATACAAGACGCTTGTGATGCGTGGGGATTTGGAAAGTGCAAATGAGATCTTACCGTCCATACCAAAGACGCAATATAATAG TGTTGCTCATTTCTTGGAGTCCAGAGGAATGTTGGAGGAGGCTCTTGAGATAGCCACTGATGCTGATTATAAGTTTGATTTGGCTGTGCAGCTTGGAAAATTAGAAGTCGCGAAG GCTATTGCCGTAGAAGCACAAAGCGAATCAAAGTGGAAGCAGCTTGGTGAGCTCGCCATGTCCACCGGGAAG CTCGAGGCATCAGAAGAGTGTCTTCTGCAAGCGAAGGACTTGAGTGGTTTGTTGCTACTATACTCATCTCTCGGAGATGCTGAAGGAGTCGAAAAGCTTGCTTCTCTAGCGAAAGAGCACGGAAAAAACAATGTTGCTTTCCTCTGTCTCTTTATGCTTGGTAAATTGGAAGATTGCATACAATTGCTTGTAGACAG CAATCGTATACCTGAAGCTGCATTAATGGCACGTTCTTATCTTCCCAGCAAGGTTTCAGAGATTGTAGCAATTTGGAGAAAAGACCTCAGCAAA GTTAATCCAAAAGCTGCAGATTCTCTGGCAGATCCTGCTGAGTATCCAAATTTATTTGAAGACTGGCAGGTTGCACTTACTGTAGAACAGAATGTTGCTTCCCAGAG GGGGCACTATCCTTCTGCAGACGAGTACTTGAACCATGCTGAGAAGTCAGACACTACTCTTGTGGAAGCTTTCAAAAGGATGCAGGTCATTGACGAAGAGGAACCAGTGGAAGCACTGGATGAAAATGGAGAGCCTGATGAAGAG GTAATGGAAACGGAGGAGAACGTGGATGAAGCTGTCCAAGTTGATACCGATCAACCAGAAGAAACCGTTCTTGTAAATGGGAATGAGGGTGAGGAACAGTGGGGTACGAACAATGAAGGAACTTCGCCAGCCTAA
- the LOC123170202 gene encoding coatomer subunit beta'-1 isoform X3 produces MPLRLEIKRKFAQRSERVKSVDLHPTEPWILASLYSGTLCIWDYQTQTMVKSFEVSELPVRSAKFVSRKQWVVAGADDMFIRVYNYNTMDKIKVFEAHTDYIRCVAVHPTLPYVLSSSDDMLIKLWDWDKGWMCTQIFEGHSHYVMQVTFNPKDTNTFASASLDRTTKIWSLGSPDPNFTLDGHQKGVNCVDYFTGGDRPYLITGSDDSTAKVWDYQTKSCVQTLEGHTHNISAVCFHPELPIIITGSEDGTVRIWHSTTYRLENTLNYGLERVWAVGYMKGSRRMVIGYDEGTIMIKMGREVPVASMDASGKIIWAKHNEIQTVNIKTVGANFEATDGERLPLAVKELGSCDLYPQNLKHNPNGRFVVVCGDGEYIIYTALAWRNRSFGSALEFAWSSEGEYAIRESTSRIKIFNKSFQEKKTIRPTFSAERIFGGVLLAMCSGDFICFYDWADCRLIRRIDVTVKNVYWADSGDLVAIASDTSFYILKYNRDVVAAYLEGGKPADEEGAEDAFELLHEVNERVRTGIWVGDCFIYNNSSWRLNYCVGGEVTTMYHLDRPMYLMGYLANQSRVYLIDKEFNVIGYTLLLSLIEYKTLVMRGDLESANEILPSIPKTQYNSVAHFLESRGMLEEALEIATDADYKFDLAVQLGKLEVAKAIAVEAQSESKWKQLGELAMSTGKLEASEECLLQAKDLSGLLLLYSSLGDAEGVEKLASLAKEHGKNNVAFLCLFMLGKLEDCIQLLVDSNRIPEAALMARSYLPSKVSEIVAIWRKDLSKVNPKAADSLADPAEYPNLFEDWQVALTVEQNVASQRGHYPSADEYLNHAEKSDTTLVEAFKRMQVIDEEEPVEALDENGEPDEEVMETEENVDEAVQVDTDQPEETVLVNGNEVLTQHDE; encoded by the exons atg CCGCTCAGGTTGGAGATCAAG AGGAAGTTCGCGCAGCGGTCCGAGAGGGTCAAGTCAGTGGATCTGCACCCCACGGAGCCATG GATCCTGGCGAGTTTGTACTCGGGGACTCTTTGCATCTGGGACTACCAGACGCAG ACCATGGTGAAATCATTTGAAGTTTCAGAGCTGCCAG tGCGGTCGGCAAAATTTGTGTCAAGGAAACAATGGGTTGTTGCCGGTGCAGATGATATGTTCATTCGTGTCTACAACTACAATACCATGGACAAAATTAAAGTTTTTGAGGCTCATACTGATTACATCAGATGTGTAGCAGTCCATCCAACTCTTCCATATGTGCTGTCATCATCTGATGACATGTTGATAAAGCTTTGGGACTGGGACAAAGGGTGGATGTGCACTCAAATCTTTGAGGGGCATTCACACTATGTCATGCAGGTTACTTTCAATCCAAAGGATACTAACACTTTTGCAAGTGCATCTCTCGACCGCACTACAAAG ATATGGAGTTTGGGTTCTCCAGATCCAAATTTTACTCTAGATGGACATCAAAAGGGTGTGAACTGTGTTGATTACTTTACTGGTGGTGACAGACCCTATTTGATTACTGGTTCTGATGACTCCACTGCAAAG GTCTGGGATTACCAAACCAAGAGCTGTGTTCAGACGCTTGAAGGCCATACACACAACATTTCTGCTGTTTGTTTCCACCCTGAGCTTCCTATAATCATTACTGGATCGGAAGATGGGACAGTTCGTATATGGCATTCGACAACTTACAG GCTTGAGAACACACTAAACTATGGCCTTGAGCGAGTCTGGGCTGTTGGATacatgaagggatcaagaag AATGGTGATTGGTTATGATGAGGGAACTATTATGATTAAAATGGGTCGTGAAGTACCAGTAGCAAGTATGGATGCTAGTGGAAAAATCATCTGGGCAAAGCATAATGAGATACAGACTGTGAATATAAAGACTgtcggtgcaaactttgag GCTACAGATGGGGAAAGATTGCCCCTAGCTGTGAAGGAGTTAGGCAGCTGTGATCTTTACCCGCAG AACTTGAAGCATAACCCCAACGGCCGGTTTGTTGTTGTATGCGGAGATGGTGAATACATAATCTATACTGCACTGGCTTGGAGGAACAGATCATTTGGATCCGCGTTAGAGTTCGCTTGGTCATCAGAAGGAGAGTACGCAATCAGAGAAAGTACATCCAGAATAAAGATTTTCAATAAATCATTCCAG GAGAAGAAAACTATCCGTCCTACATTCTCTGCAGAGCGTATCTTTGGTGGGGTACTTTTGGCAATGTGTTCCGGTGACTTTATTTGCTTTTATGACTGGGCTGATTGTAGACTAATTCGCAGAATTGATGTGACTGTCAAG AATGTCTACTGGGCTGATAGTGGTGACCTAGTTGCAATCGCAAGTGATACATCATTCTACATCCTGAAGTACAAT AGAGATGTTGTTGCTGCCTACTTGGAAGGTGGAAAGCCTGCTGACGAGGAAGGCGCTGAAGATGCTTTTGAGTTGCTTCATGAGGTCAATGAGCGGGTTCGAACTGGGATTTGGGTTGGAGACTGTTTTATTTATAACAACTCATCGTGGCGCCTAAATTATTGCGTTGGTGGAGAG GTCACGACAATGTATCACTTGGATCGCCCTATGTATTTGATGGGATATCTTGCGAATCAAAGTCGAGTTTATCTTATTGACAAGGAGTTTAA TGTCATTGGGTATACATTACTTCTCAGTTTGATTGAATACAAGACGCTTGTGATGCGTGGGGATTTGGAAAGTGCAAATGAGATCTTACCGTCCATACCAAAGACGCAATATAATAG TGTTGCTCATTTCTTGGAGTCCAGAGGAATGTTGGAGGAGGCTCTTGAGATAGCCACTGATGCTGATTATAAGTTTGATTTGGCTGTGCAGCTTGGAAAATTAGAAGTCGCGAAG GCTATTGCCGTAGAAGCACAAAGCGAATCAAAGTGGAAGCAGCTTGGTGAGCTCGCCATGTCCACCGGGAAG CTCGAGGCATCAGAAGAGTGTCTTCTGCAAGCGAAGGACTTGAGTGGTTTGTTGCTACTATACTCATCTCTCGGAGATGCTGAAGGAGTCGAAAAGCTTGCTTCTCTAGCGAAAGAGCACGGAAAAAACAATGTTGCTTTCCTCTGTCTCTTTATGCTTGGTAAATTGGAAGATTGCATACAATTGCTTGTAGACAG CAATCGTATACCTGAAGCTGCATTAATGGCACGTTCTTATCTTCCCAGCAAGGTTTCAGAGATTGTAGCAATTTGGAGAAAAGACCTCAGCAAA GTTAATCCAAAAGCTGCAGATTCTCTGGCAGATCCTGCTGAGTATCCAAATTTATTTGAAGACTGGCAGGTTGCACTTACTGTAGAACAGAATGTTGCTTCCCAGAG GGGGCACTATCCTTCTGCAGACGAGTACTTGAACCATGCTGAGAAGTCAGACACTACTCTTGTGGAAGCTTTCAAAAGGATGCAGGTCATTGACGAAGAGGAACCAGTGGAAGCACTGGATGAAAATGGAGAGCCTGATGAAGAG GTAATGGAAACGGAGGAGAACGTGGATGAAGCTGTCCAAGTTGATACCGATCAACCAGAAGAAACCGTTCTTGTAAATGGGAATGAGG TGCTAACCCAACATGATGAGTAG
- the LOC123170202 gene encoding coatomer subunit beta'-1 isoform X2, producing MPLRLEIKRKFAQRSERVKSVDLHPTEPWILASLYSGTLCIWDYQTQTMVKSFEVSELPVRSAKFVSRKQWVVAGADDMFIRVYNYNTMDKIKVFEAHTDYIRCVAVHPTLPYVLSSSDDMLIKLWDWDKGWMCTQIFEGHSHYVMQVTFNPKDTNTFASASLDRTTKIWSLGSPDPNFTLDGHQKGVNCVDYFTGGDRPYLITGSDDSTAKVWDYQTKSCVQTLEGHTHNISAVCFHPELPIIITGSEDGTVRIWHSTTYRLENTLNYGLERVWAVGYMKGSRRMVIGYDEGTIMIKMGREVPVASMDASGKIIWAKHNEIQTVNIKTVGANFEATDGERLPLAVKELGSCDLYPQNLKHNPNGRFVVVCGDGEYIIYTALAWRNRSFGSALEFAWSSEGEYAIRESTSRIKIFNKSFQEKKTIRPTFSAERIFGGVLLAMCSGDFICFYDWADCRLIRRIDVTVKNVYWADSGDLVAIASDTSFYILKYNRDVVAAYLEGGKPADEEGAEDAFELLHEVNERVRTGIWVGDCFIYNNSSWRLNYCVGGEVTTMYHLDRPMYLMGYLANQSRVYLIDKEFNVIGYTLLLSLIEYKTLVMRGDLESANEILPSIPKTQYNSVAHFLESRGMLEEALEIATDADYKFDLAVQLGKLEVAKAIAVEAQSESKWKQLGELAMSTGKLEASEECLLQAKDLSGLLLLYSSLGDAEGVEKLASLAKEHGKNNVAFLCLFMLGKLEDCIQLLVDSNRIPEAALMARSYLPSKVSEIVAIWRKDLSKVNPKAADSLADPAEYPNLFEDWQVALTVEQNVASQRGHYPSADEYLNHAEKSDTTLVEAFKRMQVIDEEEPVEALDENGEPDEEVMETEENVDEAVQVDTDQPEETVLVNGNEGEEQWVLTQHDE from the exons atg CCGCTCAGGTTGGAGATCAAG AGGAAGTTCGCGCAGCGGTCCGAGAGGGTCAAGTCAGTGGATCTGCACCCCACGGAGCCATG GATCCTGGCGAGTTTGTACTCGGGGACTCTTTGCATCTGGGACTACCAGACGCAG ACCATGGTGAAATCATTTGAAGTTTCAGAGCTGCCAG tGCGGTCGGCAAAATTTGTGTCAAGGAAACAATGGGTTGTTGCCGGTGCAGATGATATGTTCATTCGTGTCTACAACTACAATACCATGGACAAAATTAAAGTTTTTGAGGCTCATACTGATTACATCAGATGTGTAGCAGTCCATCCAACTCTTCCATATGTGCTGTCATCATCTGATGACATGTTGATAAAGCTTTGGGACTGGGACAAAGGGTGGATGTGCACTCAAATCTTTGAGGGGCATTCACACTATGTCATGCAGGTTACTTTCAATCCAAAGGATACTAACACTTTTGCAAGTGCATCTCTCGACCGCACTACAAAG ATATGGAGTTTGGGTTCTCCAGATCCAAATTTTACTCTAGATGGACATCAAAAGGGTGTGAACTGTGTTGATTACTTTACTGGTGGTGACAGACCCTATTTGATTACTGGTTCTGATGACTCCACTGCAAAG GTCTGGGATTACCAAACCAAGAGCTGTGTTCAGACGCTTGAAGGCCATACACACAACATTTCTGCTGTTTGTTTCCACCCTGAGCTTCCTATAATCATTACTGGATCGGAAGATGGGACAGTTCGTATATGGCATTCGACAACTTACAG GCTTGAGAACACACTAAACTATGGCCTTGAGCGAGTCTGGGCTGTTGGATacatgaagggatcaagaag AATGGTGATTGGTTATGATGAGGGAACTATTATGATTAAAATGGGTCGTGAAGTACCAGTAGCAAGTATGGATGCTAGTGGAAAAATCATCTGGGCAAAGCATAATGAGATACAGACTGTGAATATAAAGACTgtcggtgcaaactttgag GCTACAGATGGGGAAAGATTGCCCCTAGCTGTGAAGGAGTTAGGCAGCTGTGATCTTTACCCGCAG AACTTGAAGCATAACCCCAACGGCCGGTTTGTTGTTGTATGCGGAGATGGTGAATACATAATCTATACTGCACTGGCTTGGAGGAACAGATCATTTGGATCCGCGTTAGAGTTCGCTTGGTCATCAGAAGGAGAGTACGCAATCAGAGAAAGTACATCCAGAATAAAGATTTTCAATAAATCATTCCAG GAGAAGAAAACTATCCGTCCTACATTCTCTGCAGAGCGTATCTTTGGTGGGGTACTTTTGGCAATGTGTTCCGGTGACTTTATTTGCTTTTATGACTGGGCTGATTGTAGACTAATTCGCAGAATTGATGTGACTGTCAAG AATGTCTACTGGGCTGATAGTGGTGACCTAGTTGCAATCGCAAGTGATACATCATTCTACATCCTGAAGTACAAT AGAGATGTTGTTGCTGCCTACTTGGAAGGTGGAAAGCCTGCTGACGAGGAAGGCGCTGAAGATGCTTTTGAGTTGCTTCATGAGGTCAATGAGCGGGTTCGAACTGGGATTTGGGTTGGAGACTGTTTTATTTATAACAACTCATCGTGGCGCCTAAATTATTGCGTTGGTGGAGAG GTCACGACAATGTATCACTTGGATCGCCCTATGTATTTGATGGGATATCTTGCGAATCAAAGTCGAGTTTATCTTATTGACAAGGAGTTTAA TGTCATTGGGTATACATTACTTCTCAGTTTGATTGAATACAAGACGCTTGTGATGCGTGGGGATTTGGAAAGTGCAAATGAGATCTTACCGTCCATACCAAAGACGCAATATAATAG TGTTGCTCATTTCTTGGAGTCCAGAGGAATGTTGGAGGAGGCTCTTGAGATAGCCACTGATGCTGATTATAAGTTTGATTTGGCTGTGCAGCTTGGAAAATTAGAAGTCGCGAAG GCTATTGCCGTAGAAGCACAAAGCGAATCAAAGTGGAAGCAGCTTGGTGAGCTCGCCATGTCCACCGGGAAG CTCGAGGCATCAGAAGAGTGTCTTCTGCAAGCGAAGGACTTGAGTGGTTTGTTGCTACTATACTCATCTCTCGGAGATGCTGAAGGAGTCGAAAAGCTTGCTTCTCTAGCGAAAGAGCACGGAAAAAACAATGTTGCTTTCCTCTGTCTCTTTATGCTTGGTAAATTGGAAGATTGCATACAATTGCTTGTAGACAG CAATCGTATACCTGAAGCTGCATTAATGGCACGTTCTTATCTTCCCAGCAAGGTTTCAGAGATTGTAGCAATTTGGAGAAAAGACCTCAGCAAA GTTAATCCAAAAGCTGCAGATTCTCTGGCAGATCCTGCTGAGTATCCAAATTTATTTGAAGACTGGCAGGTTGCACTTACTGTAGAACAGAATGTTGCTTCCCAGAG GGGGCACTATCCTTCTGCAGACGAGTACTTGAACCATGCTGAGAAGTCAGACACTACTCTTGTGGAAGCTTTCAAAAGGATGCAGGTCATTGACGAAGAGGAACCAGTGGAAGCACTGGATGAAAATGGAGAGCCTGATGAAGAG GTAATGGAAACGGAGGAGAACGTGGATGAAGCTGTCCAAGTTGATACCGATCAACCAGAAGAAACCGTTCTTGTAAATGGGAATGAGGGTGAGGAACAGTGGG TGCTAACCCAACATGATGAGTAG
- the LOC123170202 gene encoding coatomer subunit beta'-1 isoform X4 produces the protein MPLRLEIKRKFAQRSERVKSVDLHPTEPWILASLYSGTLCIWDYQTQTMVKSFEVSELPVRSAKFVSRKQWVVAGADDMFIRVYNYNTMDKIKVFEAHTDYIRCVAVHPTLPYVLSSSDDMLIKLWDWDKGWMCTQIFEGHSHYVMQVTFNPKDTNTFASASLDRTTKIWSLGSPDPNFTLDGHQKGVNCVDYFTGGDRPYLITGSDDSTAKVWDYQTKSCVQTLEGHTHNISAVCFHPELPIIITGSEDGTVRIWHSTTYRLENTLNYGLERVWAVGYMKGSRRMVIGYDEGTIMIKMGREVPVASMDASGKIIWAKHNEIQTVNIKTVGANFEATDGERLPLAVKELGSCDLYPQNLKHNPNGRFVVVCGDGEYIIYTALAWRNRSFGSALEFAWSSEGEYAIRESTSRIKIFNKSFQEKKTIRPTFSAERIFGGVLLAMCSGDFICFYDWADCRLIRRIDVTVKNVYWADSGDLVAIASDTSFYILKYNRDVVAAYLEGGKPADEEGAEDAFELLHEVNERVRTGIWVGDCFIYNNSSWRLNYCVGGEVTTMYHLDRPMYLMGYLANQSRVYLIDKEFNVIGYTLLLSLIEYKTLVMRGDLESANEILPSIPKTQYNSVAHFLESRGMLEEALEIATDADYKFDLAVQLGKLEVAKAIAVEAQSESKWKQLGELAMSTGKLEASEECLLQAKDLSGLLLLYSSLGDAEGVEKLASLAKEHGKNNVAFLCLFMLGKLEDCIQLLVDSNRIPEAALMARSYLPSKVSEIVAIWRKDLSKVNPKAADSLADPAEYPNLFEDWQVALTVEQNVASQRGHYPSADEYLNHAEKSDTTLVEAFKRMQVIDEEEPVEALDENGEPDEEC, from the exons atg CCGCTCAGGTTGGAGATCAAG AGGAAGTTCGCGCAGCGGTCCGAGAGGGTCAAGTCAGTGGATCTGCACCCCACGGAGCCATG GATCCTGGCGAGTTTGTACTCGGGGACTCTTTGCATCTGGGACTACCAGACGCAG ACCATGGTGAAATCATTTGAAGTTTCAGAGCTGCCAG tGCGGTCGGCAAAATTTGTGTCAAGGAAACAATGGGTTGTTGCCGGTGCAGATGATATGTTCATTCGTGTCTACAACTACAATACCATGGACAAAATTAAAGTTTTTGAGGCTCATACTGATTACATCAGATGTGTAGCAGTCCATCCAACTCTTCCATATGTGCTGTCATCATCTGATGACATGTTGATAAAGCTTTGGGACTGGGACAAAGGGTGGATGTGCACTCAAATCTTTGAGGGGCATTCACACTATGTCATGCAGGTTACTTTCAATCCAAAGGATACTAACACTTTTGCAAGTGCATCTCTCGACCGCACTACAAAG ATATGGAGTTTGGGTTCTCCAGATCCAAATTTTACTCTAGATGGACATCAAAAGGGTGTGAACTGTGTTGATTACTTTACTGGTGGTGACAGACCCTATTTGATTACTGGTTCTGATGACTCCACTGCAAAG GTCTGGGATTACCAAACCAAGAGCTGTGTTCAGACGCTTGAAGGCCATACACACAACATTTCTGCTGTTTGTTTCCACCCTGAGCTTCCTATAATCATTACTGGATCGGAAGATGGGACAGTTCGTATATGGCATTCGACAACTTACAG GCTTGAGAACACACTAAACTATGGCCTTGAGCGAGTCTGGGCTGTTGGATacatgaagggatcaagaag AATGGTGATTGGTTATGATGAGGGAACTATTATGATTAAAATGGGTCGTGAAGTACCAGTAGCAAGTATGGATGCTAGTGGAAAAATCATCTGGGCAAAGCATAATGAGATACAGACTGTGAATATAAAGACTgtcggtgcaaactttgag GCTACAGATGGGGAAAGATTGCCCCTAGCTGTGAAGGAGTTAGGCAGCTGTGATCTTTACCCGCAG AACTTGAAGCATAACCCCAACGGCCGGTTTGTTGTTGTATGCGGAGATGGTGAATACATAATCTATACTGCACTGGCTTGGAGGAACAGATCATTTGGATCCGCGTTAGAGTTCGCTTGGTCATCAGAAGGAGAGTACGCAATCAGAGAAAGTACATCCAGAATAAAGATTTTCAATAAATCATTCCAG GAGAAGAAAACTATCCGTCCTACATTCTCTGCAGAGCGTATCTTTGGTGGGGTACTTTTGGCAATGTGTTCCGGTGACTTTATTTGCTTTTATGACTGGGCTGATTGTAGACTAATTCGCAGAATTGATGTGACTGTCAAG AATGTCTACTGGGCTGATAGTGGTGACCTAGTTGCAATCGCAAGTGATACATCATTCTACATCCTGAAGTACAAT AGAGATGTTGTTGCTGCCTACTTGGAAGGTGGAAAGCCTGCTGACGAGGAAGGCGCTGAAGATGCTTTTGAGTTGCTTCATGAGGTCAATGAGCGGGTTCGAACTGGGATTTGGGTTGGAGACTGTTTTATTTATAACAACTCATCGTGGCGCCTAAATTATTGCGTTGGTGGAGAG GTCACGACAATGTATCACTTGGATCGCCCTATGTATTTGATGGGATATCTTGCGAATCAAAGTCGAGTTTATCTTATTGACAAGGAGTTTAA TGTCATTGGGTATACATTACTTCTCAGTTTGATTGAATACAAGACGCTTGTGATGCGTGGGGATTTGGAAAGTGCAAATGAGATCTTACCGTCCATACCAAAGACGCAATATAATAG TGTTGCTCATTTCTTGGAGTCCAGAGGAATGTTGGAGGAGGCTCTTGAGATAGCCACTGATGCTGATTATAAGTTTGATTTGGCTGTGCAGCTTGGAAAATTAGAAGTCGCGAAG GCTATTGCCGTAGAAGCACAAAGCGAATCAAAGTGGAAGCAGCTTGGTGAGCTCGCCATGTCCACCGGGAAG CTCGAGGCATCAGAAGAGTGTCTTCTGCAAGCGAAGGACTTGAGTGGTTTGTTGCTACTATACTCATCTCTCGGAGATGCTGAAGGAGTCGAAAAGCTTGCTTCTCTAGCGAAAGAGCACGGAAAAAACAATGTTGCTTTCCTCTGTCTCTTTATGCTTGGTAAATTGGAAGATTGCATACAATTGCTTGTAGACAG CAATCGTATACCTGAAGCTGCATTAATGGCACGTTCTTATCTTCCCAGCAAGGTTTCAGAGATTGTAGCAATTTGGAGAAAAGACCTCAGCAAA GTTAATCCAAAAGCTGCAGATTCTCTGGCAGATCCTGCTGAGTATCCAAATTTATTTGAAGACTGGCAGGTTGCACTTACTGTAGAACAGAATGTTGCTTCCCAGAG GGGGCACTATCCTTCTGCAGACGAGTACTTGAACCATGCTGAGAAGTCAGACACTACTCTTGTGGAAGCTTTCAAAAGGATGCAGGTCATTGACGAAGAGGAACCAGTGGAAGCACTGGATGAAAATGGAGAGCCTGATGAAGAG TGCTAA